The nucleotide sequence GCGACCCCTCCGCGAGGACCTCGCCGAGGTTCAGCACCACCACCCGCGAGGCCAGCCCCATCACGAACGCGACATCGTGCTCCACCAGCAGCACCGCGCACCGCTCCTGATCGGCCAGGCGGCGGACGACCTCGGCGAGCCACATGCGCTCCGCCGCCGACATGCCCGACGCCGGCTCGTCGAGCAGCAGCACCTTGGGGGTGTCCACCACGGCGCGGGCGAGTTCCACCATGCGCGCCTGCCCGACCGGCAGCGTTCCGGCGTACACGTCCCGCAACCGGGTGAGGCCGCACAGCTCCAGAATCTCCTCGGCGCGGGCCCGGCGCTCCCGTTCGCGCCGCCGCCGACCGGGCAACGCCAGCAGATCCGCGCCGACGCCGCCGCCCCCGCCGCGCCACTCCGCCGCGACGACGAGG is from Yinghuangia sp. ASG 101 and encodes:
- a CDS encoding ABC transporter ATP-binding protein; this encodes MSATTPVTGSPEPAAPSAVLRAEGVGVAFGGIRALHDVTVEVRTGEVCGLIGPNGAGKTTLFDVLSGIRRPDTGVVRFAADDVSGRGPVWRARHGVRRTFQRQQLFGRLTVRDNLVVAAEWRGGGGGVGADLLALPGRRRRERERRARAEEILELCGLTRLRDVYAGTLPVGQARMVELARAVVDTPKVLLLDEPASGMSAAERMWLAEVVRRLADQERCAVLLVEHDVAFVMGLASRVVVLNLGEVLAEGSPAEVRAEQAVRDAYLGTG